A single window of Sphingobium sp. SCG-1 DNA harbors:
- a CDS encoding polysaccharide biosynthesis/export family protein, with the protein MSQTAKIEDYKLGAGDKIRMTVFNEPTLSGEFSVSADGALSLPLLGDVQAVGKSPAEVASLVQTRLADGYLREPKVSIEVTAYRPFFILGEVSAPGQYPYASGLTVLNAVATAQGFTPRASRKVVYIRRSGATTEETYRLTPDLIVRPGDTIRVGERYF; encoded by the coding sequence ATGTCGCAAACGGCCAAGATCGAGGATTATAAACTCGGCGCGGGCGACAAGATCCGCATGACGGTCTTCAACGAACCGACGCTGTCTGGCGAGTTTTCGGTCAGTGCAGATGGCGCTCTTTCGCTGCCACTGCTCGGCGACGTTCAGGCTGTCGGCAAATCGCCTGCTGAAGTCGCCTCGCTTGTGCAGACGCGCCTCGCGGACGGTTATCTTCGCGAACCGAAGGTCAGCATCGAAGTGACCGCGTACAGGCCGTTCTTCATTCTCGGCGAAGTGTCTGCGCCTGGCCAGTATCCCTATGCGAGCGGCCTGACGGTCCTGAACGCCGTGGCTACGGCGCAGGGCTTCACGCCGCGCGCCAGCCGCAAGGTCGTCTACATCCGCCGTTCGGGCGCGACCACGGAGGAAACCTACCGGCTGACGCCTGATCTCATTGTGCGGCCAGGCGACACGATCAGAGTCGGGGAACGCTACTTCTGA
- a CDS encoding threonine ammonia-lyase, whose translation MNTLTKIEGALPLPVTVDDILAARARISGAIVRTPTLISRTLSDMVGAKVYLKFENLQFTAAYKERGALNRLSLLDDAARAKGVIAASAGNHAQGLAYHGARLGVPVTIVMPTTTPTVKVMQTQGHGATVVLHGEKFDDAYAHARTLEKERGLTFVHPFDEPDIIAGQGTIALEMLEDAPDIDTLVIPIGGGGLFSGMGTAARAMKPDMRLIGVQAELYPSMYDLMKGEDLACDGDTLAEGIAVKQPGLLTRLFVERLADDIVLVNERSLEQAVSLLLQIEKTVVEGAGAAGLAAVLSHKEMFAGRTVGLVLCGGNIDTRLLANVLLRDLARSGRLARLRIRLQDRPGALFQIARIFDEQKVNIIEIYHQRVFTSLPAKGLITDIECETRDDAHLQGLIKAIADAGYEVSPVELA comes from the coding sequence ATGAACACGCTGACAAAGATCGAGGGCGCGCTGCCGCTGCCCGTAACCGTGGATGACATATTGGCCGCACGCGCCCGGATTTCCGGCGCGATCGTGCGCACCCCGACGCTGATTAGCCGCACGCTCTCCGATATGGTTGGTGCGAAGGTCTACCTCAAGTTTGAGAACCTTCAGTTCACGGCGGCGTATAAGGAACGCGGCGCGCTCAATCGCCTATCGCTGCTGGACGATGCCGCGCGGGCCAAGGGCGTTATCGCCGCGTCCGCAGGCAACCACGCTCAGGGCCTTGCCTATCACGGTGCGCGTCTCGGGGTTCCGGTCACGATCGTGATGCCGACGACCACGCCAACGGTGAAGGTGATGCAGACACAGGGCCACGGCGCGACGGTCGTTCTCCACGGCGAGAAGTTCGACGATGCCTACGCCCATGCCCGCACGCTGGAGAAAGAGCGGGGCCTGACTTTCGTCCACCCCTTCGATGAACCGGACATCATCGCGGGGCAGGGTACGATAGCCCTCGAAATGCTGGAGGATGCCCCGGACATCGACACGCTGGTGATCCCGATCGGCGGCGGGGGCTTGTTCTCAGGAATGGGCACAGCCGCCCGCGCGATGAAGCCTGACATGCGCCTGATCGGCGTGCAGGCGGAACTCTATCCGTCGATGTACGACCTGATGAAGGGTGAGGATCTCGCGTGCGACGGGGATACGCTGGCGGAAGGCATTGCCGTCAAGCAGCCGGGCCTCCTCACGCGTTTGTTCGTGGAGCGATTGGCCGACGACATCGTTCTGGTAAATGAGCGATCGCTGGAGCAGGCGGTCAGCCTGCTGCTTCAGATAGAGAAAACCGTCGTCGAGGGTGCAGGCGCCGCGGGCCTTGCCGCAGTACTCTCGCACAAGGAGATGTTCGCGGGCCGCACTGTCGGTCTGGTGTTATGCGGCGGCAACATTGACACACGGTTGCTTGCCAACGTCCTGTTACGCGACCTTGCCCGCTCGGGCCGCTTGGCACGGCTACGCATCCGCCTTCAGGATCGGCCCGGCGCACTGTTTCAGATCGCTCGTATCTTCGATGAGCAAAAGGTCAACATCATCGAAATCTATCACCAGCGAGTGTTCACCAGCCTGCCGGCAAAGGGCCTCATCACCGATATCGAATGCGAGACCCGCGATGACGCGCACCTACAGGGCTTGATTAAGGCAATTGCCGACGCGGGCTATGAAGTCTCACCGGTGGAGCTGGCATAG